A genomic segment from Macrobrachium rosenbergii isolate ZJJX-2024 chromosome 30, ASM4041242v1, whole genome shotgun sequence encodes:
- the LOC136855060 gene encoding uncharacterized protein: MVIQRWRARSWAKLLTAGLMLCFAWAEEEDPTSYLALRYPSSLPSVEIGPEAFEDLPLILRDDLTKRNAFSSWGGKRSSIKTTNGLPVALRRAYLALFRGSKPKIPTPDIELKRASFSPWGGKRSDSTLARYNTMGGSFRPWGGKRSPSYPPDTEDFETLESILPYLSIVPNEKMKDIAEKISKTPMFWDENQILSESDPSVYYRADIEPPSAHHSLRYKRETSLINPEVKEHSTNESVTTENEASEVKLPEEKRTKFSPWVGKGPDINLIREVMRRWAVRTPKVLERRGFSAWAGKRSIPQEQSELEGKRAFSAWAGKRDDSFLEDGQLSFDLDPSQETNMSKSFLEKRGAFNAWAGERNDDLDKRQAFSAWAGKRNEDFDKMQSFRAWLGTTNDEPDKRQAFSAWAGKRGGDYDKRQAFSAWAGKRDANFDEQQAFSAWAGKRDDSFDKRQAFSAWAGKRDDGYDKRQAFSAWAGKRDDDFNKRQAFSAWAGKRSDDYDKRQAFSAWAGKRADDDFDKRQAFSAWAGKRGDDFDKRQAFSAWAGKRDDDFNKRQAFSAWAGKRADGLDKKQAFSAWAGKRAHDLNKRQAFNAWAGKRADDLDKRQAFSAWAGKRDDLDKQQAFSAWAGKRADDLDKKQAFSAWAGKRADDLNKRQAFSAWAGKRAGDLEKRQPFSAWAGKRADDTDKRPAFSAWAGKRAEDFDKRQAFSAWGGKRSEDLDKRQAFSAWAGKRSNDFEKRQAFSAWAGKREYTLETEDKDFDKRPAFSAWAGKRSSDQDKRQAFSAWAGKRSDDFDKRQSFSAWAGKRGLENQYNINSLEEQIPTDEKRQAFSAWAGKRSGENFNNDNNSEVTVTLQNTNRETDGDHLREGHLPSRDWGGNQASLSTWGGNKSALISKEQSLNNLVSPKL; the protein is encoded by the exons ATGGTGATTCAGAGATGGCGGGCGCGGTCATGGGCAAAGCTGCTAACTGCGGGCTTGATGCTGTGCTTCGCTTGGGCGGAGGAAGAAGACCCCACTTCTTACCTCGCCCTGCGATACCCATCCTCTCTGCCCTCCGTGGAAATTGGGCCAGAAGCCTTTGAGGACCTCCCCCTCATTCTCAG GGATGACCTGACGAAGCGTAACGCCTTCAGCTCGTGGGGTGGGAAGAGATCTTCCATAAAAACTACAAATGGACTCCCCGTTGCACTCCGAAGGGCTTACCTCGCTCTCTTCAGAGGCTCCAA GCCCAAAATACCCACACCTGACATAGAACTGAAGCGTGCTTCCTTCAGTCCATGGGGAGGAAAAAGGTCAGACTCCACACTTGCAAGATACAACACCATGGGAGGATCTTTCCGCCCATGGGGTGGTAAAAGATCTCCAAGTTATCCACCAGATACAGAAGACTTCGAAACCCTGGAGAGTATTTTACCTTACCTGTCTATTGTGCCAAATGAGAAGATGAAAGATATTGCAGAAAAGATAAGCAAGACACCTATGTTCTGGGACGAGAACCAAATTCTCTCCGAGTCTGACCCTTCTGTTTATTACCGAGCAGACATCGAGCCTCCATCAGCCCATCATTCCTTAAGATACAAACGGGAAACGTCATTAATTAACCCAGAAGTTAAAGAACACTCCACAAATGAATCAGTGACCACAGAAAATGAGGCATCAGAAGTAAAACTGCCAGAggagaaaagaacaaaattcagcCCTTGGGTTGGGAAAGGACCTGACATAAACTTAATCCGGGAGGTAATGAGAAGATGGGCAGTAAGAACTCCAAAAGTCCTAGAGAGAAGAGGATTTAGTGCTTGGGCAGGTAAAAGATCCATTCCTCAAGAACAATCTGAATTAGAAGGAAAAAGAGCATTCAGTGCCTGGGCAGGAAAGAGAGATGACAGCTTCTTAGAAGATGGGCAACTATCATTTGACCTTGACCCCTCCCAAGAAACGAACATGAGCAAAAGTTTCTTGGAAAAAAGGGGTGCCTTTAATGCATGGGCCGGTGAAAGAAACGATGATCTAGACAAACGACAAGCTTTTAGTGCTTGGGCTGGTAAGAGAAACGAGGACTTTGACAAGATGCAGTCTTTCAGAGCTTGGCTAGGAACAACTAACGATGAACCTGACAAACGGCAAGCCTTCAGTGCATGGGCAGGAAAAAGAGGTGGTGATTATGATAAAAGGCAAGCCTTCAGTGCATGGGCTGGAAAGCGAGATGCCAACTTTGATGAGCAACAAGCTTTTAGTGCTTGGGCTGGAAAGAGAGATGATTCCTTTGATAAACGTCAGGCCTTCAGTGCATGGGCAGGAAAGAGAGATGATGGTTATGATAAAAGGCAAGCCTTCAGTGCATGGGCTGGAAAGCGAGATGATGACTTCAATAAACGACAAGCTTTTAGTGCTTGGGCTGGAAAGAGAAGTGATGACTATGATAAAAGACAAGCCTTCAGTGCATGGGCTGGTAAACGAGCAGATGATGACTTCGACAAACGACAAGCTTTTAGCGCATGGGCTGGAAAGCGAGGAGATGACTTTGATAAAAGACAAGCCTTCAGCGCATGGGCTGGTAAACGAGATGATGACTTTAACAAACGACAAGCCTTTAGTGCATGGGCTGGCAAACGAGCAGATGGTTTAGATAAGAAACAAGCTTTCAGTGCCTGGGCTGGTAAAAGGGCAcatgatttaaataaaagacaAGCCTTCAATGCATGGGCCGGTAAAAGGGCAGATGACCTAGATAAAAGACAAGCCTTCAGCGCATGGGCTGGCAAACGAGATGACTTGGATAAACAACAAGCTTTTAGTGCCTGGGCTGGTAAAAGGGCAGATGATTTAGATAAAAAACAAGCCTTCAGTGCCTGGGCTGGCAAAAGGGCAGATGACCTGAATAAAAGACAAGCCTTTAGTGCATGGGCTGGTAAAAGGGCAGGTGATTTAGAAAAAAGACAACCTTTCAGTGCATGGGCAGGTAAGCGAGCAGATGATACCGATAAGAGACCAGCGTTCAGTGCATGGGCTGGTAAAAGGGCTGAAGACTTTGATAAACGACAGGCTTTCAGTGCTTGGGGTGGAAAAAGGTCTGAGGACCTGGATAAAAGACAGGCTTTTAGCGCATGGGCTGGCAAACGGAGCAACGACTTTGAAAAGAGACAAGCTTTCAGCGCTTGGGCTGGAAAGAGAGAGTACACGCTTGAAACAGAAGACAAAGACTTCGATAAACGACCAGCTTTCAGCGCGTGGGCAGGCAAAAGGAGCAGCGACCAAGACAAAAGACAGGCATTCAGTGCCTGGGCCGGAAAACGGAGTGACGACTTTGATAAGAGACAATCGTTCAGTGCTTGGGCTGGGAAGAGAGGCTTAGAAAACCAGTACAATATCAACAGCTTGGAGGAACAAATCCCTACAGATGAAAAGAGACAAGCATTCAGTGCCTGGGCAGGAAAGAGGTCTggtgaaaattttaataatgacaataacagtGAAGTAACCGTGACTTTACAGAATACGAACAGAGAAACAGATGGAGATCATTTAAGAGAAGGGCACTTACCTTCACGTGATTGGGGTGGGAATCAAGCTTCACTCAGTACCTGGGGAGGAAACAAGTCAGCTTTAATTTCTAAGGAACAAAGTCTAAACAACTTAGTTTCGCCTAAGCTTTAG